A genome region from Anaerobacillus alkaliphilus includes the following:
- a CDS encoding polysaccharide biosynthesis protein, with protein MKLFYRGVILLAIAAFIGESLELVINIVLARELGETGLGLYMSILPTIMLIAVLASMELPISISKFVAEKDKRYHRSMLFQAIGIATVIALLFLVISLIVVPQIPVFDQYHPYVKLLVYILIPIISFSSVFRGYFMGSQQMGKIAISNFLRRALQLLLLVIVYQLFQFEHEVALLVALCTLIASEFVVFAYMATMFFIQLRSERLHDHASLDGATVRKGLMSVSLPMTGVRIFHSVTFAVKPFLIKYALVNAGLTEAMATAQFGKLAGVAFSIGFFPAFIAHSLLIVLIPTVAEAYAKQDYQKLQQLLIQVMKLTLGYGLPSVLIFYFFAEPLTGLFFKNSPAVVYLQLLVPYFLFHFFVIPLQAYLIGLGMVKDALLHAVWSTFISFLLMYFLGSNPSLQMHGIIIGMNTGVVLLTLMHYMTVCHKIGIPLTLRTPTLTKI; from the coding sequence ATGAAATTATTTTATCGCGGTGTCATTTTGTTAGCAATTGCGGCTTTTATCGGGGAAAGCCTCGAATTGGTTATAAATATTGTTTTGGCAAGGGAACTTGGCGAAACTGGCTTAGGGTTATACATGTCTATCCTTCCAACGATTATGTTAATTGCTGTATTAGCAAGTATGGAACTTCCAATCTCCATTTCAAAATTCGTTGCTGAAAAAGACAAACGGTACCATCGAAGTATGTTATTTCAAGCCATTGGAATTGCAACAGTCATCGCCCTCTTATTCCTAGTAATCTCATTAATCGTCGTCCCACAAATCCCTGTATTTGATCAATATCATCCATATGTAAAATTACTTGTCTACATTCTCATACCAATCATTTCATTTTCATCAGTCTTTCGAGGCTACTTTATGGGCTCTCAACAGATGGGTAAGATTGCCATCTCAAACTTTTTACGACGTGCCCTTCAGTTATTGTTACTAGTTATCGTCTATCAACTATTTCAATTTGAACATGAAGTAGCTTTACTAGTGGCTCTCTGTACACTCATTGCCAGTGAATTCGTTGTGTTTGCTTACATGGCAACGATGTTTTTTATCCAACTAAGATCAGAGAGATTACACGATCATGCCTCACTTGATGGAGCTACTGTTCGAAAAGGGCTTATGTCAGTGTCTCTTCCTATGACAGGCGTTAGGATTTTCCATTCGGTGACTTTTGCAGTAAAACCTTTTCTCATAAAATATGCCTTAGTAAATGCAGGCCTAACAGAAGCAATGGCAACTGCTCAATTTGGAAAATTAGCAGGTGTAGCTTTTTCCATTGGCTTTTTCCCAGCATTCATTGCTCATTCGTTATTAATTGTTTTAATACCAACCGTTGCCGAAGCTTACGCGAAACAAGACTATCAAAAACTACAACAATTACTCATCCAAGTCATGAAGTTAACACTTGGTTACGGATTGCCATCCGTATTAATCTTTTACTTCTTTGCAGAGCCACTGACAGGTTTGTTTTTCAAAAATTCTCCTGCGGTCGTTTATTTACAGCTATTAGTCCCATACTTTTTATTTCACTTTTTTGTGATCCCACTTCAAGCGTACTTAATTGGATTGGGAATGGTGAAAGATGCTTTACTCCATGCTGTTTGGTCTACTTTCATTTCCTTTTTACTTATGTACTTCTTAGGATCAAACCCTAGTCTACAAATGCACGGTATTATCATCGGCATGAATACAGGGGTTGTGCTGCTTACTTTGATGCACTACATGACCGTTTGTCATAAGATTGGCATTCCTCTTACTTTGCGTACCCCTACCTTAACAAAAATTTAA
- a CDS encoding DUF2785 domain-containing protein, producing the protein MNLKHQLEEIRNQSGVYQPTDDLIELMLNNIGTNDSELRDKLIYSTFSKWVQENSINSKQAYYILDRCLSTSHLFFCIGEENNDSVFKRSFSSLLIACLMNKDHEAMLLTEKQFANVFDKSVVYLNSEKDTRGFVDEKGWAHAIAHGADLLDACVKHPMYSSEFHKITLETISSCLFHGVIFIDDEDERLVSVINTLIDKGIEDEMLERWIDNISKKLKEIHNVEEYSLKFYRTKTNIMNFYKTLYFSLPSEKHYLRNRIEENIQSWKNS; encoded by the coding sequence ATGAACTTAAAACACCAGTTAGAAGAAATAAGGAATCAAAGTGGTGTGTATCAGCCTACTGATGATTTAATTGAGTTGATGCTCAACAATATAGGAACAAATGATTCTGAGTTAAGAGATAAGCTGATTTACTCTACTTTTTCAAAATGGGTGCAAGAAAATAGTATAAATAGTAAACAGGCTTACTACATATTGGATAGGTGTCTTAGTACCAGCCATTTATTTTTCTGTATTGGGGAGGAAAACAATGACTCGGTATTTAAAAGGTCATTTTCGTCCCTATTAATTGCTTGTTTAATGAATAAAGACCATGAAGCTATGCTTTTAACCGAAAAACAGTTTGCAAATGTTTTTGACAAGAGTGTAGTATATTTAAATTCAGAAAAAGACACAAGAGGTTTTGTAGATGAAAAAGGCTGGGCTCATGCAATAGCTCATGGAGCTGATTTATTGGATGCGTGTGTAAAACACCCAATGTATAGTTCTGAGTTCCATAAGATTACACTTGAAACCATTAGTTCCTGTTTATTTCATGGAGTTATATTTATTGATGATGAAGATGAGAGGTTGGTCTCTGTTATCAACACACTTATAGACAAAGGTATTGAAGATGAGATGTTGGAGAGATGGATAGATAACATCTCAAAGAAACTAAAAGAAATTCATAACGTAGAAGAGTATTCATTAAAGTTTTATAGAACCAAAACAAACATAATGAATTTCTATAAAACACTCTATTTTAGTTTGCCAAGCGAGAAACATTACTTAAGGAATAGAATAGAAGAGAACATACAGTCGTGGAAAAATAGTTGA
- a CDS encoding GNAT family N-acetyltransferase, with translation MNIVEITTEQQWKEAYPVMNELRTHLSEEEYFQLLRDMVPQGYRMFALYNNDQIVALTGIIQLANFYNFKHIYVYDLITKETERSKGYGEKLLSYIHQLASELGCQSVALSSGLQRIDAHRFYEEKMEYRKTSYAFTYEVK, from the coding sequence ATGAATATAGTAGAAATAACAACTGAACAACAATGGAAAGAAGCATACCCTGTCATGAACGAACTACGCACCCATCTCTCAGAAGAAGAATATTTCCAATTACTTCGTGACATGGTCCCACAAGGCTATCGAATGTTTGCCTTATATAACAATGATCAAATAGTAGCCTTAACTGGCATTATTCAATTAGCGAACTTTTATAATTTCAAGCATATTTACGTCTATGATCTCATAACGAAAGAAACCGAGCGCTCAAAAGGCTATGGTGAAAAACTGCTCTCTTATATTCACCAACTGGCTAGTGAATTAGGTTGTCAATCTGTCGCACTTTCATCAGGACTACAACGCATTGATGCTCATCGTTTTTATGAGGAGAAGATGGAATACCGAAAAACCTCATATGCGTTTACTTATGAGGTAAAGTAA
- a CDS encoding GNAT family N-acetyltransferase — protein MFPRLETERLVLREISKDDAEGIFACFSNKNVTQYYGQDTLENMEQAEAFVDFFANSYKENRGIRWGIEIKGAQGIIGTIGFNAWSPKHKRAEIGYEIHPNQWRKGYTLEALTKVIEYGFGEFGLTRIGAVVFTENEASNKLLDKVGFLKEGVLRDYMYQNGEAYDTYVYSLLKYNR, from the coding sequence ATGTTTCCTAGACTAGAGACAGAAAGATTGGTACTAAGAGAAATATCAAAGGATGACGCAGAAGGTATTTTTGCCTGTTTTTCAAATAAAAATGTAACACAGTATTATGGGCAAGATACATTAGAAAATATGGAACAAGCAGAAGCATTTGTTGATTTCTTTGCAAATAGTTACAAGGAGAACAGAGGAATACGTTGGGGAATAGAAATAAAAGGAGCGCAAGGAATAATAGGCACTATTGGATTTAATGCGTGGTCCCCTAAACATAAACGAGCAGAGATTGGATATGAGATACATCCTAATCAATGGAGAAAGGGATATACACTCGAAGCGTTAACAAAAGTAATTGAATACGGATTTGGTGAATTCGGTCTAACTAGAATAGGTGCAGTTGTCTTTACAGAGAATGAGGCTTCTAATAAGCTGTTAGATAAAGTCGGATTTCTAAAAGAAGGTGTTCTGAGGGATTATATGTACCAAAACGGAGAGGCATATGATACATATGTGTATTCATTACTTAAATATAATAGATAA
- a CDS encoding DinB family protein translates to MMSAVQFKENIEEIMALSKLPEVMLVTPLKEGKWSCKEIIGHIFYWDKFILEEMVSKMVQGGVLPTFPDHDVFNLEAIEYISNYDVNQAFEKFRLTRKELLEQIALVPSDVRFTLGKGKRQFSTDSFLKMFVGHDQTHLKQIYEFLEEER, encoded by the coding sequence ATGATGTCTGCAGTACAATTCAAAGAAAATATAGAAGAAATAATGGCGCTTTCGAAACTCCCAGAAGTTATGCTGGTTACTCCTCTAAAGGAAGGGAAATGGTCTTGTAAGGAAATTATTGGCCATATTTTTTACTGGGACAAATTTATTTTAGAAGAGATGGTATCAAAAATGGTCCAAGGTGGAGTTCTTCCAACGTTTCCCGACCATGATGTGTTTAATCTAGAAGCAATTGAGTATATAAGTAACTATGACGTAAACCAAGCCTTTGAAAAATTTAGGTTAACCAGAAAGGAACTACTTGAACAAATAGCCCTTGTACCTTCTGATGTTAGGTTTACTCTTGGCAAAGGGAAAAGACAGTTTTCAACAGATAGTTTCCTAAAGATGTTTGTTGGTCATGATCAAACCCATTTAAAGCAAATCTATGAGTTTTTAGAAGAGGAAAGGTAA
- a CDS encoding NUDIX hydrolase, with amino-acid sequence METELINIYDEKRNHLGVATREEVHKEGYWHETFHCWLIKKELDTNYIYFQLRSSDKKDYPNLLDITAAGHLLANETVVDGIREVKEELGIDVPFDKLVPLGILKYCQTKPGFIDKELANVFLFHYENGFSEFELQEEEVTGIFRAVFDDFYQFCFNDLQEMIIEGYVNHDKQNVIKKAVGKRDFVPHEKEFYEDVARMINKFL; translated from the coding sequence ATGGAAACAGAATTAATAAATATATATGACGAGAAAAGAAACCATCTTGGAGTTGCTACTCGTGAAGAGGTTCATAAAGAAGGTTATTGGCACGAAACATTTCATTGCTGGTTAATAAAGAAGGAGTTAGATACTAACTATATCTATTTCCAACTGCGTAGTAGCGACAAAAAAGATTATCCAAATCTTTTGGATATTACTGCTGCTGGCCATTTGTTAGCAAACGAAACTGTAGTAGATGGGATTCGAGAAGTGAAGGAAGAGCTTGGGATTGACGTACCTTTTGACAAGCTAGTACCATTGGGCATCCTAAAATATTGTCAAACCAAGCCTGGTTTTATTGACAAGGAATTGGCTAATGTGTTTTTGTTTCACTATGAAAATGGGTTTTCGGAATTTGAGTTACAGGAAGAAGAGGTAACGGGCATTTTTAGAGCGGTATTTGATGATTTTTATCAATTTTGTTTTAATGACCTACAGGAAATGATAATTGAAGGTTATGTGAACCACGATAAACAAAATGTGATAAAAAAAGCAGTAGGTAAAAGGGACTTCGTTCCTCATGAGAAAGAATTTTATGAGGATGTAGCTAGGATGATTAACAAGTTTTTATAA
- a CDS encoding YfiT family bacillithiol transferase translates to MDPRYPIGKLQINDEITKEDIVRWISELEATPELLRKAVEGLTVEQLATPYRPEGWRVDQVVHHLADSHLNAYIRVKLALTEENPLVKVYDEVLWAQLPDNQLPIEVSLQLLLATHARLVTLLNSLQDEDFKRTINHPDNGIVSVEQLIATYAWHGKHHIAHITSLREKMGW, encoded by the coding sequence ATGGATCCAAGATATCCAATTGGGAAGCTACAAATCAATGACGAAATTACAAAGGAAGATATAGTTAGGTGGATTAGTGAATTAGAAGCAACACCTGAATTACTTCGCAAAGCTGTGGAAGGACTAACAGTAGAACAATTGGCAACACCATATCGGCCTGAAGGGTGGAGGGTAGATCAGGTGGTTCATCATCTCGCCGATTCGCATCTTAATGCGTATATAAGGGTTAAGCTTGCCCTGACAGAAGAAAATCCATTGGTAAAAGTATATGATGAAGTTTTGTGGGCACAATTACCTGATAATCAATTACCAATTGAAGTGTCGTTACAATTGCTATTAGCGACTCACGCACGCTTGGTAACTTTACTAAACTCTCTTCAAGATGAGGATTTTAAGCGAACAATTAACCATCCAGACAACGGAATAGTATCTGTTGAACAGTTGATTGCTACATATGCATGGCATGGAAAACATCATATCGCCCATATCACAAGTTTGCGAGAAAAAATGGGCTGGTAA
- a CDS encoding zinc ribbon domain-containing protein, whose product MKERGCIKCGGTEAATKEIATTGTGLSKMFDIQHNKFLVVYCKKCGYSEFYNKQTSTASNVIDFFFGG is encoded by the coding sequence ATGAAAGAACGAGGCTGTATTAAATGTGGGGGAACAGAAGCGGCGACTAAAGAGATTGCGACTACTGGTACAGGGTTATCAAAAATGTTTGATATTCAACATAATAAATTCTTAGTGGTTTATTGCAAAAAATGTGGTTACTCAGAGTTCTATAATAAACAAACATCGACAGCATCTAATGTAATTGATTTCTTTTTTGGAGGATAA
- a CDS encoding GNAT family N-acetyltransferase encodes MKFIVYDNGHEFERKIESFLLEKEDIFSLFYGVLQAIKAGNYENPFMATIEEDGNVLAFFQMTPPHPLNLIFVDENSLDEIIDFFIKNMVEIEIDFCSIISLKEWAYKVAKKWEIKTGKAHKLLMDQGLYRLNKVNETLEHSPGSWRYAEENDSLLIEKWFNSFENDVGLPISPIEQVKKRVAMFLQEQEVFIWEDKGKIVSMMKKSRPTKNGVTVSLVYTPKEERKKGYARTLVKAVSRELLKDFNFCVLYTDMMNPTSNKIYREIGYERIADSVHLVFDKVE; translated from the coding sequence ATGAAATTTATAGTTTATGATAATGGACATGAGTTTGAGAGAAAGATAGAGTCGTTTTTATTGGAGAAGGAAGATATATTCAGTCTTTTTTACGGTGTACTGCAAGCGATTAAAGCTGGTAATTATGAAAATCCATTTATGGCGACAATTGAGGAAGACGGAAATGTATTAGCCTTTTTCCAAATGACACCCCCGCATCCGTTAAATCTTATTTTTGTCGATGAAAACAGTTTAGATGAAATAATAGATTTCTTCATAAAAAATATGGTCGAAATTGAAATTGACTTTTGTTCTATAATCAGTTTGAAAGAGTGGGCATACAAAGTCGCGAAGAAGTGGGAAATTAAAACCGGTAAGGCTCATAAACTGCTTATGGATCAGGGATTGTATCGTTTAAATAAGGTCAATGAAACGCTTGAACATAGTCCAGGTTCTTGGCGTTATGCGGAAGAAAATGATTCTCTACTTATCGAGAAGTGGTTTAACTCATTCGAAAATGATGTCGGACTGCCGATTTCTCCGATCGAACAAGTGAAAAAACGTGTTGCAATGTTTCTTCAGGAACAAGAGGTTTTTATTTGGGAGGATAAAGGAAAGATCGTATCTATGATGAAGAAGTCACGTCCTACAAAGAACGGTGTAACCGTTAGTTTGGTTTATACCCCAAAGGAAGAACGTAAAAAAGGATATGCTCGGACGCTTGTTAAGGCGGTTTCAAGAGAACTACTTAAAGACTTCAACTTTTGCGTCCTGTATACAGATATGATGAATCCGACATCAAATAAGATCTATAGGGAAATTGGCTATGAAAGGATTGCAGACTCTGTTCATCTCGTTTTTGATAAAGTCGAATAA
- a CDS encoding PLP-dependent aminotransferase family protein, with the protein MNEFVMNFLDSEPLYIQVYQKIKIDILAGKLKSGDKLPSKRSLAKHLEISINTVEAAYQQLIAEGYVVSQPKRGVFVQQLESQLPLTKSEIVLKEANSPKWFIDFSQGMIDTDHFPLSQWRKYTNLALDDLANLQLGHYQGEFTLRKEISSYIYEARGVTCSPEQIVIGAGTQYLLKLLLMLFDLGTTVAMEDPGFHRARMSFGEAGMNVLPVTIDKDGLNFNQLYETRAKLFYCTPSHQFPLGAIMPIGDRQKLLQWATEQDSFIIEDDYDGEFRYEGKPIPALQGLDKGKRVIYLGTFSKSLVPAIRLNFLVLPPQLLKRYQENLSHIKQPVSKIHQRSLAFFMQDGHWQRHLNRMRTLYRKKQETLLLALDKYFGDRVKINGEKSGLHIVINVLDTKLTEVELIERAAKVGIKVYPTSIYYIRPVPTYPQLLIGYGGVPLENIPKGIKLLADVWC; encoded by the coding sequence TTGAATGAATTTGTAATGAATTTTCTAGACTCAGAGCCACTTTACATTCAAGTCTATCAGAAGATAAAAATAGATATTTTGGCAGGAAAGCTAAAGAGTGGTGATAAGCTTCCATCAAAGCGATCGTTAGCTAAGCACTTAGAAATTAGCATTAATACGGTTGAAGCAGCTTATCAGCAATTAATTGCTGAAGGCTATGTGGTAAGTCAGCCGAAAAGAGGAGTTTTTGTACAACAGCTTGAGTCTCAGTTACCTTTAACGAAAAGTGAAATAGTATTAAAAGAAGCAAATTCACCGAAATGGTTCATTGATTTTAGTCAAGGTATGATTGATACGGATCATTTCCCACTTAGCCAATGGCGTAAATATACAAATCTAGCTTTAGATGATCTAGCTAACTTACAGCTAGGTCACTACCAAGGTGAATTCACTTTGAGGAAAGAGATCTCGTCTTACATCTACGAAGCAAGGGGCGTAACTTGTTCGCCAGAACAAATTGTCATTGGGGCAGGAACACAATATTTATTAAAACTATTACTGATGTTGTTTGACTTGGGGACTACGGTAGCGATGGAAGATCCAGGTTTTCATAGAGCTAGAATGTCATTTGGAGAAGCTGGGATGAACGTTTTACCAGTTACAATTGATAAGGATGGCCTCAATTTTAATCAACTGTACGAAACGAGAGCAAAGTTGTTCTATTGTACACCTTCACACCAATTCCCGCTCGGAGCGATCATGCCAATTGGTGACCGGCAAAAATTACTTCAATGGGCGACTGAACAAGATAGCTTTATAATTGAAGATGACTACGACGGCGAATTTCGTTATGAGGGTAAGCCAATTCCTGCCTTACAAGGGCTTGATAAGGGGAAACGGGTCATTTATTTAGGAACCTTCTCGAAATCTCTTGTTCCAGCGATTAGGCTAAATTTTCTTGTGCTCCCTCCACAGTTACTTAAGCGATATCAAGAAAATCTTTCACATATTAAGCAACCGGTCTCGAAGATACATCAACGATCGTTAGCATTCTTTATGCAAGACGGACACTGGCAAAGACATCTTAACCGAATGAGAACGTTGTACCGTAAAAAACAAGAAACACTTCTTTTGGCGTTAGATAAGTACTTCGGCGATCGAGTCAAAATCAACGGTGAAAAATCTGGTTTACATATCGTCATAAATGTTCTTGATACGAAACTTACGGAGGTTGAATTAATCGAGCGTGCTGCAAAAGTAGGGATAAAGGTTTACCCAACGTCTATCTATTATATAAGACCAGTACCAACCTACCCACAATTATTAATTGGCTATGGTGGCGTACCACTAGAGAATATCCCAAAGGGAATTAAACTTTTAGCCGATGTCTGGTGTTAG
- the lepB gene encoding signal peptidase I produces MVHKLLKELFSWGKTIVFSLAIFIVISIFVFQPYTVNGSSMEPTFIGTDPYDEEQKGDRVFVSKSSYKLFGEPKAGDIIVIDSRTYKPRTLVDELKEHPLVAIFKESPDNYKWIKRVIGEPGDRLELKQGTLYRNGEELNEDYIFEGMDGSFEAITVPEDHVFVLGDNRNHSGDSRMIGTIPYENIVGKVMVRYFPFNKLNLF; encoded by the coding sequence GTGGTTCATAAGCTTTTGAAGGAATTGTTTAGTTGGGGAAAAACGATTGTTTTTTCATTGGCAATATTTATAGTGATAAGTATTTTTGTTTTTCAACCTTATACGGTAAATGGTAGCTCGATGGAGCCAACGTTTATTGGAACTGATCCATATGATGAAGAGCAAAAGGGAGACCGCGTATTTGTTTCGAAAAGCTCCTATAAGTTATTTGGCGAGCCAAAAGCGGGTGATATTATCGTTATTGACAGTCGTACCTATAAGCCACGAACTCTAGTTGATGAGCTAAAAGAGCATCCGTTAGTAGCTATCTTTAAAGAATCTCCGGATAATTATAAGTGGATTAAGCGAGTCATTGGCGAACCAGGGGATCGTCTAGAGTTAAAGCAAGGAACCTTGTACCGTAATGGAGAAGAGCTAAACGAGGATTATATATTTGAAGGTATGGATGGTTCATTCGAAGCAATTACAGTTCCTGAAGACCATGTATTTGTCTTAGGAGATAACCGTAATCATAGTGGTGATAGCCGAATGATTGGCACAATTCCATATGAGAATATTGTCGGGAAGGTAATGGTTCGTTATTTTCCATTCAATAAATTAAATCTATTTTAA
- a CDS encoding nucleotidyltransferase family protein yields MKLATEQDVIRLIEEDEWMMELLRVVNELNLPDWWISAGFIRSKIWDTLHGFTERTPLPDIDVIYFDTSNLDEQVEKQFEAKLDNILPGVGWSVKNQARMHKINQLPPYQSAVDGIAHFPETVTALGVALNSDNQVVFTAPYGIKDVVSLNVKPSPPFQQDLLEVYQQRVTQKKWSSTWPKLQIHNLKEC; encoded by the coding sequence TTGAAGTTGGCAACCGAACAAGATGTTATTAGATTAATAGAGGAAGACGAATGGATGATGGAACTCTTACGTGTAGTAAATGAGTTAAATTTGCCGGATTGGTGGATCAGCGCGGGTTTTATTAGGTCAAAAATTTGGGATACATTACACGGGTTTACGGAAAGAACTCCTCTACCTGATATTGATGTCATCTATTTTGATACGAGTAATCTAGATGAGCAGGTGGAAAAACAATTTGAGGCTAAACTAGATAATATTCTACCGGGAGTCGGTTGGTCAGTGAAAAATCAAGCAAGAATGCACAAGATTAATCAATTACCACCGTATCAATCGGCTGTTGATGGAATTGCTCACTTTCCTGAAACTGTAACTGCTTTAGGAGTAGCGTTGAATTCAGATAATCAAGTTGTTTTTACTGCTCCATACGGGATTAAAGACGTCGTTTCCTTGAACGTTAAGCCATCGCCTCCATTTCAACAAGATTTGCTTGAAGTCTATCAACAAAGAGTGACACAAAAAAAGTGGTCATCTACTTGGCCAAAATTACAGATACATAATCTAAAAGAGTGTTAG
- a CDS encoding DUF3231 family protein, protein MPNYLESIMAAVKTIIDDEQQPTLNILEAGHCWLYYGVLREAVAFEQAGMNTTDDDELKGILKDAEKMCLAQAQELEDFMRKEGVPLPPVSEFKPMSNSSEIPPGVKLTDDEISNGVAMKMIALSNAASMAASQCVRTDLGTLWVKDLNEALAYGMTLKTKMRKRGWAKIPPSYSPPGV, encoded by the coding sequence ATGCCAAATTATCTAGAGTCAATAATGGCTGCGGTAAAAACAATCATTGATGATGAACAACAACCGACGTTAAACATTCTCGAAGCCGGACATTGTTGGTTGTACTACGGGGTGCTTCGTGAAGCAGTTGCCTTTGAGCAGGCAGGTATGAATACAACTGACGATGATGAATTGAAAGGGATTTTAAAAGACGCTGAAAAGATGTGTCTAGCACAGGCACAGGAACTGGAAGACTTCATGAGAAAAGAAGGTGTGCCGTTGCCACCAGTGTCGGAGTTTAAACCGATGAGTAACTCTAGCGAAATTCCACCCGGTGTGAAGTTAACGGATGATGAAATCTCAAACGGGGTAGCTATGAAAATGATTGCTCTTTCAAATGCCGCATCAATGGCAGCTTCACAATGTGTAAGAACTGATTTAGGTACATTGTGGGTAAAAGATTTAAATGAAGCTCTAGCATATGGAATGACACTAAAAACGAAAATGAGAAAAAGAGGGTGGGCGAAAATTCCACCAAGTTATTCCCCACCTGGTGTATGA
- a CDS encoding GNAT family N-acetyltransferase, producing MEIFLTRLLDKDARKLFLFEEENRSFFETLVPGRGDEYYNYDTFLTRHNELLEEQIRGESYFYLIKNELGEILGRVNFVDIDAHTAQIGYRVGEQFLGRGIAQKAVKLGLIEARSHGIKTIYAKTTSNNIGSQKVLERNNFRLVNEDQEEIEFLGQTVRFIHFAWHQ from the coding sequence ATGGAGATTTTTCTAACAAGACTACTAGATAAAGACGCTCGGAAGCTGTTTTTGTTTGAGGAGGAAAATCGTTCATTTTTTGAAACGCTGGTACCTGGTAGAGGTGACGAGTACTATAACTACGACACATTTCTTACAAGACATAATGAGTTACTAGAGGAACAAATACGAGGAGAAAGCTACTTCTATTTGATAAAGAATGAATTAGGAGAAATCTTAGGTAGAGTAAATTTCGTTGATATTGACGCTCATACAGCTCAAATAGGATACCGTGTAGGCGAACAGTTTCTTGGTAGAGGTATTGCTCAAAAAGCCGTAAAGTTGGGCTTAATCGAAGCAAGGTCACACGGAATAAAAACGATTTACGCTAAGACGACCAGTAATAACATTGGTTCGCAAAAGGTCTTAGAAAGAAATAACTTCAGGCTAGTGAACGAAGATCAGGAAGAGATTGAGTTTCTTGGCCAAACTGTAAGATTTATTCATTTTGCTTGGCATCAGTAG
- a CDS encoding GNAT family N-acetyltransferase yields the protein MEFKLVAKNDLIKCTETFIEVFNDEPWNDEWTFTKAKKYLLSFYQTPGFLGVLAVENDEILGFIFGVNRVWWSGDEFFINEMCVKTQSQNKGIGRAMLNYLIKELHSSNISNIILLTDRGIPAEEFYKKNGFEEIERVIFLHKNIKLS from the coding sequence TTGGAATTTAAACTAGTAGCAAAAAATGATTTAATTAAATGTACGGAAACATTTATTGAAGTATTCAATGATGAGCCTTGGAATGATGAATGGACATTTACAAAGGCTAAAAAATATTTACTGAGTTTTTATCAGACACCTGGATTTTTAGGCGTTTTAGCGGTAGAAAACGATGAAATTCTCGGCTTTATTTTTGGTGTAAATAGAGTATGGTGGAGCGGAGATGAGTTTTTTATTAATGAAATGTGTGTAAAAACACAAAGTCAAAATAAGGGTATTGGAAGAGCGATGTTAAATTATTTAATAAAAGAGCTTCATAGCAGTAATATAAGTAACATTATACTTCTCACAGATAGAGGTATACCTGCCGAAGAATTTTATAAGAAAAATGGTTTTGAAGAAATAGAAAGAGTCATCTTCTTGCATAAGAACATCAAACTATCTTGA